One Phocaeicola dorei genomic region harbors:
- a CDS encoding right-handed parallel beta-helix repeat-containing protein: MRKTMILLLFSFLLAACSDSPVCYYLDATGGDDNNSGLAPDEAWKSLEKLRGVKLLPGNKVLLKRGEVFNGELEITGHGIPEDRIYIDAYGDGERKPCIVGYDTSLYAARICNSDYITMQNLEIVNTGRQPLPYRSGLKIECMDYGVSQNIVVNNVTVRDVNGSLVKEKGGGCGIYIVNGGEKKISTFNRLTIENCHILRCTRNAMIWAAYSDRQNWHPSKHTVIRGNLIEEVPGDGIVPIGCDSTLIEYNVMRDCPDMLPDTEAAAGIWPWSCDNTLVQFNEVSGHKAPWDAQGFDSDWNCRGTVIQYNYSHDNYGGLVLVCNDGTADASFNVGNLGTIVRYNVSIGDGVRPEPTRAGMFSPAVHLAGPVKDSRITRNIIHVNRKPAADIDRTMITLDSWGGYPDSTFISGNIFYAPESSRFQLTESTHNFFEGNYYLGRFEKLPEDGKACQSAEIYQQEVLAKDENGYQGLALLMDTVEVTGVKGVFVNKEAIENFFSRLEK, translated from the coding sequence ATGAGAAAAACAATGATCCTTCTTTTATTTTCCTTCCTGTTGGCAGCATGTTCTGATAGTCCAGTGTGCTATTATCTGGATGCTACCGGCGGTGATGATAATAATAGTGGGTTAGCCCCGGATGAAGCATGGAAAAGTCTGGAAAAACTACGTGGAGTGAAATTACTGCCGGGCAATAAAGTTTTGTTGAAGCGCGGTGAGGTTTTTAATGGCGAACTTGAAATCACCGGACACGGTATACCCGAAGATCGTATTTATATAGATGCTTATGGTGATGGTGAACGGAAACCTTGCATTGTGGGATATGATACTTCCTTGTATGCAGCTCGTATCTGTAATTCGGACTATATAACGATGCAGAATTTGGAAATCGTGAATACAGGTAGACAGCCTCTGCCTTATCGTTCGGGCTTGAAGATAGAGTGTATGGATTATGGCGTATCGCAGAACATTGTTGTCAATAATGTGACTGTACGGGATGTCAATGGTTCGTTGGTAAAAGAAAAAGGCGGAGGGTGCGGTATTTATATAGTGAATGGCGGTGAAAAGAAAATTTCAACATTCAATAGGTTAACCATAGAGAACTGCCATATTTTGAGATGTACCCGTAATGCTATGATTTGGGCCGCTTATAGCGATCGGCAGAACTGGCATCCCAGCAAGCATACCGTGATACGGGGAAATTTGATAGAGGAAGTACCAGGTGATGGTATTGTACCTATCGGTTGTGACAGTACCTTGATAGAATACAACGTAATGCGTGATTGTCCTGATATGCTTCCTGACACAGAGGCGGCGGCAGGTATTTGGCCGTGGAGTTGTGATAATACTTTGGTGCAATTCAATGAGGTAAGTGGTCATAAGGCTCCGTGGGATGCACAGGGGTTTGATTCGGACTGGAATTGCCGGGGAACGGTCATTCAGTATAATTATAGTCATGATAACTATGGTGGCTTAGTATTGGTTTGCAATGACGGCACGGCCGACGCATCTTTTAATGTAGGCAACTTGGGCACTATTGTCCGTTACAATGTGAGTATAGGTGACGGAGTGCGGCCTGAACCGACTCGTGCCGGGATGTTCTCACCAGCTGTTCATCTGGCAGGTCCTGTAAAGGACAGTCGCATTACCCGTAACATTATTCATGTGAACCGTAAACCTGCGGCTGATATCGATCGTACTATGATTACTTTGGATTCATGGGGCGGATATCCGGATAGTACATTTATTAGTGGAAATATTTTTTATGCTCCAGAATCCAGCAGATTCCAATTGACAGAATCTACACATAATTTCTTTGAAGGCAATTATTACCTTGGTCGGTTCGAGAAATTACCTGAAGATGGTAAAGCCTGCCAATCAGCTGAAATTTATCAGCAGGAAGTATTGGCAAAGGATGAAAACGGTTATCAGGGCTTGGCTTTGTTGATGGATACGGTGGAAGTGACCGGAGTAAAAGGAGTTTTTGTCAATAAGGAAGCCATTGAGAATTTCTTTAGCCGGTTAGAGAAATAA
- a CDS encoding RagB/SusD family nutrient uptake outer membrane protein, translating to MKSINKFIGLALLSGALLTSCSDSFLQRDSLTESSSNTFWQTPDDALMALASCYDALQSNQLYNSDQYSLGPLYMDCISDNGGHFNWSGWMEGYDMAMGIHTPSSSIIGSYWKDCYEVISRCNVLIANIDRVDMDASQKAIYQAEAKTIRALMYINLTMTYQDVPFLTAPLTIDEAECEKTDRAAIVAHIMTDLQDAAEVLPQNASSRGHITKGAALSLLGRVALYNEKWDDAIAAYKQVQGLGYSLDPSYAKLFTQSGETSPEIIFAVRYEGPGMSEGAAFNAHWNTPLEAMNGTIDLADAYYCKDGKPTTDTKIAELNNEGGLDVSKPNPAHFENRDPRLYSTLFVPGMLWNGKGGIDTSASNPYVNVYGGAAASLSTIYVYKYFDPTDTSNSWDNGQDFYVVRYAEVLLSLAEAMVQKGGYAYSDVTALVNEVRQRADVNMPTVEEVEGTSLSKDELLEVIKHERRVELAFEGLRLFDLYRWKELDKAVANIENERTMYGLAYEARKFNGERDYVWPLPTAELDTNKKLVQHDLWK from the coding sequence ATGAAATCAATTAATAAATTTATAGGGCTAGCTCTGTTGTCAGGAGCTTTGCTGACTTCTTGCTCTGACAGTTTTTTGCAGAGGGACTCATTGACAGAATCTTCATCCAATACATTTTGGCAGACACCGGATGATGCTTTGATGGCGTTGGCATCTTGTTATGATGCTTTGCAGAGCAATCAGCTTTATAATTCCGACCAATATTCATTGGGCCCTTTATATATGGATTGTATATCAGATAATGGCGGTCATTTTAATTGGAGTGGCTGGATGGAAGGTTATGATATGGCTATGGGGATTCATACCCCAAGTTCTTCTATTATTGGCAGTTATTGGAAAGATTGCTATGAAGTGATCAGTCGTTGTAATGTGCTGATTGCTAATATTGATAGAGTGGATATGGATGCTTCCCAAAAGGCGATTTATCAGGCTGAGGCAAAGACCATACGTGCATTGATGTATATAAACTTGACTATGACGTATCAGGATGTTCCTTTCCTGACCGCCCCTTTGACCATTGACGAGGCTGAATGTGAAAAGACGGACCGTGCAGCTATTGTGGCTCATATTATGACTGATTTGCAGGACGCGGCTGAAGTACTTCCGCAAAACGCGTCTTCACGGGGACACATCACCAAAGGAGCTGCTCTTTCCCTACTGGGGCGTGTGGCTTTGTATAATGAAAAATGGGATGACGCAATTGCTGCTTATAAGCAGGTGCAAGGTTTGGGATACTCGCTTGATCCGAGTTATGCCAAACTGTTTACTCAAAGTGGAGAAACTTCTCCTGAAATCATTTTTGCAGTCCGTTATGAAGGACCGGGTATGAGTGAAGGTGCTGCTTTTAATGCGCATTGGAATACTCCGCTGGAAGCAATGAATGGTACTATAGATTTGGCGGATGCTTATTATTGCAAAGACGGTAAGCCGACTACCGATACGAAGATAGCCGAATTAAACAATGAGGGTGGCTTGGATGTTAGCAAGCCTAATCCTGCTCATTTTGAGAATCGTGATCCACGTTTGTATAGTACTTTGTTTGTTCCCGGTATGCTTTGGAACGGTAAAGGAGGTATAGATACTTCGGCTTCAAATCCGTATGTCAATGTATATGGTGGAGCTGCCGCTTCCCTGTCTACCATATATGTTTATAAGTATTTTGATCCTACGGATACTTCTAACTCTTGGGATAATGGACAAGACTTTTATGTGGTGCGTTATGCTGAAGTTTTATTATCTTTGGCGGAGGCAATGGTACAGAAAGGAGGCTATGCTTATAGTGATGTAACTGCTTTAGTGAATGAAGTGCGGCAACGTGCAGATGTGAACATGCCCACAGTAGAGGAAGTGGAAGGCACTTCTCTTTCTAAAGATGAATTGTTGGAAGTCATTAAGCATGAGCGTCGTGTGGAACTGGCCTTTGAAGGCTTGCGTTTGTTTGACCTTTATCGTTGGAAGGAATTGGATAAGGCGGTAGCTAATATAGAGAATGAACGCACTATGTATGGCTTGGCTTATGAAGCACGTAAGTTCAACGGTGAGAGGGATTATGTATGGCCTTTGCCAACTGCCGAACTGGATACTAACAAGAAACTGGTTCAGCACGACTTGTGGAAGTAA
- a CDS encoding SusC/RagA family TonB-linked outer membrane protein encodes MNMKTLTETSTFRVLSLLLCFCFFIPAMNVSASSLQADKFKVSGIVKDATGEPVIGASVVEKGTTNGTVTDLDGNFNLSVASNSTIVISFIGYSDQEFHISKDNMILNVNLKEDTEMIDEVVVVGYGVQKKENLTGSVAAVNFKDVASMPVANTANMLQGRLPGVMLTNNGAQAGHDSPEIRIRGVGTFEHNDPMVLIDGVESSVSQIAEIPADDIESVSVLKDAASASIYGVRAANGVILVTTKRGGEQKPTITYSGSIALQEATVLPDYVNSYEWAKMYNECWPSKAYTDDMLQKLQNGSDPDHFANTNWAKEMFRTAAMHQHHLSVNGGSKAVHYMISTQYFQQDGILRETANQRFNFRSNLDAQLGIVKLGLNLSGSRQNIDEPTTSVTGEGLMRYLTWFTRPTVPVRYSNGHYGFLDGNPNISQSVFKNPIEALNMGYKDNKHYRFDGKFFGEIDIMKGLKFRSSLAYKYYMNDVTTFNPKNNVRYDAEGNALTTVGTNKLTDYHYLETTYINENILTYDFSVGKHSFNLLAGHSIQATRWDKNEASKQGFATDNIYEMDGGTMNDHVTGSAEESSLQSFFGRLNYNYGGRYLLEMNVRHDGSSRMPKAHRYATFPSFSGAWIMTNEKFMENVKFLHSLKLRGSWGKLGNQEIGNYAYAATLAASGSYYFGDSKQIGMKTAKIPNENIKWETTTITDFGFDAAFWGGKINVTFDWYEKNTSDILMKLAMPGIFLGSLDAPYQNAGKVRNRGWELAANYFDQKGDWAWQAGFSLSGVKNEITDMKGVEDISNNTINREGEAIGSYYGLKAIGIYRTQADLDRVNANGQKILQNNQEPQLGDIMYEDIDNNGNINDADRTVIGNPFPKMQYSFNLGFSYKDFDVNTFWQGIAGVYRYNWDETTISNGGNKTSRWLDRWSESNPDGSMPRLGGTINNNYSSFWLTKGDYLRLKNLEIGYTFRQREFLTKLGVQSLRLYLAGTNLLTFTSLDDYDPEKLSTDSRNDVHPNTRTYSFGVNVKF; translated from the coding sequence ATGAACATGAAAACTCTGACAGAAACCAGTACATTCCGGGTACTGAGCCTATTGCTGTGTTTCTGCTTCTTCATCCCTGCGATGAATGTGAGCGCTTCCAGTCTGCAAGCAGACAAGTTTAAAGTTTCCGGTATTGTAAAAGATGCCACAGGCGAACCGGTCATCGGTGCTAGTGTGGTTGAAAAAGGAACAACCAATGGAACGGTAACTGACTTGGATGGTAATTTCAATCTCTCGGTGGCTTCTAATTCTACTATTGTCATTTCTTTTATAGGATATTCCGATCAGGAATTTCATATTTCGAAAGACAATATGATACTGAATGTAAATCTGAAGGAAGATACGGAAATGATTGACGAAGTGGTAGTAGTCGGTTATGGTGTGCAGAAGAAGGAAAATCTGACGGGTTCTGTTGCTGCTGTAAATTTCAAGGATGTAGCTTCTATGCCGGTAGCTAATACTGCCAATATGCTTCAGGGCCGTTTGCCGGGTGTTATGTTGACCAACAATGGTGCCCAGGCCGGTCATGACAGTCCCGAAATCCGTATCCGTGGTGTGGGAACTTTTGAACACAATGATCCGATGGTCCTGATCGACGGAGTGGAAAGCTCGGTGAGCCAGATTGCGGAAATTCCTGCTGATGATATTGAAAGTGTTTCTGTATTGAAAGATGCGGCTTCGGCTTCTATCTATGGTGTGCGTGCTGCAAACGGTGTTATTTTGGTGACTACCAAACGAGGCGGTGAGCAGAAACCTACTATTACTTATTCTGGTAGCATCGCTTTGCAGGAGGCTACCGTGTTGCCCGATTATGTGAATTCTTATGAGTGGGCGAAGATGTATAATGAATGTTGGCCTTCCAAGGCATATACGGATGATATGTTACAGAAATTGCAAAATGGATCAGATCCCGATCATTTTGCCAATACCAATTGGGCTAAGGAAATGTTCCGTACGGCAGCTATGCACCAACACCATTTGTCAGTGAATGGAGGTAGTAAGGCAGTACATTACATGATTTCCACTCAATATTTCCAGCAAGATGGTATCTTGCGTGAGACAGCTAACCAACGTTTCAATTTCCGTTCTAATCTGGATGCGCAGTTGGGTATTGTAAAATTAGGATTGAATCTTTCGGGAAGCCGCCAGAACATTGATGAGCCTACGACCAGTGTTACCGGCGAAGGTTTGATGCGCTACCTTACTTGGTTTACCCGTCCTACTGTTCCTGTACGCTATTCTAACGGACATTATGGATTCCTGGATGGAAATCCCAATATTTCCCAATCCGTATTCAAAAATCCGATTGAAGCTTTGAATATGGGATATAAGGATAACAAGCATTATCGTTTTGATGGTAAATTCTTTGGTGAGATTGATATCATGAAAGGATTGAAGTTCCGTTCAAGCCTGGCTTATAAATATTATATGAATGATGTGACTACTTTCAATCCGAAGAATAATGTAAGATACGATGCTGAAGGAAATGCGCTGACCACGGTCGGTACCAATAAACTGACAGATTATCATTATCTGGAAACGACTTATATTAATGAAAATATCCTGACTTATGATTTTTCTGTAGGAAAACATTCGTTCAATCTGTTGGCAGGCCATTCTATCCAGGCTACCCGTTGGGACAAGAATGAGGCGTCCAAGCAGGGATTTGCTACCGATAATATTTATGAAATGGATGGAGGTACTATGAATGATCATGTGACCGGATCGGCGGAAGAAAGTTCCTTGCAGTCATTCTTCGGACGCTTGAACTATAATTACGGAGGCCGTTATCTGTTAGAGATGAATGTCCGTCATGATGGTTCGTCACGTATGCCCAAGGCACATCGTTATGCTACCTTCCCTTCATTTTCGGGTGCATGGATCATGACAAATGAGAAATTTATGGAGAATGTGAAGTTCCTCCACTCATTGAAATTGCGTGGTAGCTGGGGTAAATTGGGTAATCAGGAAATTGGTAACTATGCTTATGCGGCTACATTGGCGGCTAGTGGTAGTTACTATTTTGGTGATAGCAAACAGATTGGTATGAAGACTGCCAAGATACCTAATGAGAACATTAAATGGGAAACAACTACTATTACAGACTTTGGTTTTGATGCTGCTTTTTGGGGTGGAAAGATCAATGTCACTTTTGACTGGTATGAGAAAAATACCTCGGATATTTTGATGAAACTCGCTATGCCGGGTATTTTCCTGGGATCTTTGGATGCTCCTTATCAGAATGCGGGAAAGGTCCGTAACCGTGGTTGGGAATTGGCAGCTAACTATTTCGACCAAAAAGGTGATTGGGCATGGCAGGCAGGTTTCTCACTTTCAGGCGTGAAAAATGAGATTACTGATATGAAAGGGGTGGAAGATATAAGTAATAATACCATCAATCGTGAAGGTGAAGCCATCGGTTCTTATTATGGGCTGAAAGCTATCGGTATCTATCGTACCCAGGCAGATTTGGATCGTGTAAATGCGAACGGACAGAAGATTCTGCAAAACAACCAGGAACCGCAATTAGGTGATATCATGTATGAAGATATAGATAATAATGGCAACATAAATGATGCTGACCGTACTGTTATCGGAAATCCGTTCCCTAAAATGCAGTATTCTTTTAACTTGGGATTCTCTTATAAAGATTTTGATGTTAATACATTTTGGCAAGGCATTGCAGGCGTATATCGTTATAATTGGGATGAAACTACTATTTCCAATGGCGGAAACAAGACTAGCCGTTGGTTGGACAGATGGTCTGAAAGTAATCCGGATGGAAGCATGCCTCGTTTGGGAGGAACTATTAATAATAACTACTCTTCATTTTGGCTGACAAAAGGAGATTATTTGCGCCTGAAGAACTTGGAAATTGGATATACTTTCAGACAAAGAGAGTTTTTGACCAAGTTGGGCGTTCAGAGTCTCAGACTCTATTTGGCAGGAACTAATTTGCTTACTTTCACTTCCTTGGATGATTATGATCCTGAGAAACTGAGCACAGATTCCCGTAATGATGTGCATCCCAATACAAGAACTTATTCATTTGGTGTTAACGTTAAATTTTAA